From Penicillium psychrofluorescens genome assembly, chromosome: 1, one genomic window encodes:
- a CDS encoding uncharacterized protein (ID:PFLUO_000222-T1.cds;~source:funannotate), with protein sequence MIPSTPPRRRTRSQSRELESHGHVASEPVSSAPQRALAKGKSTASRLSMVTEETPGSSRQTPSSNTRNPVVPESPGMHEGHTNISGTTILPLDSQDNEPEPILMVDELPDLQRAATNVMDLLVPRTAKPISIFNAAAESLKDDGATTQSKRVSRAVDKLESQDKVFPRQTYIDVDRISRLLPSVSIPGAAQPWTPLPMLYKANCAWLARDVLYAIVGKQSQMRVVRNLENQFPAPFMSKVVVAGSQSRPLGASATDKDTFDLALQIRTLLFVMELEKRQHEKNFDPLSILRGMFYDELAFEGEDSQLDPSSFRGFNLPGIYQDQNGCLPERFQEAVEERVSELEDSLYDDEGLPNIRELKAAYPWKRFVLQVIRWIIKRDGEIREDLQALPAVDDVRETLEKGFEDQIRPRAFATPSRLSESVAPERRPRISLGQQSQATSSDQRVITGSPVVSRDFGVAASPVFRESVGQESPKGPTGDLVDRKRRKSSKTLGRKFLNPDSMGLIKQLEQARQRKELSTLESQPAAPSSTANSRSTNLFSYFEQTVSSGRAEIPQSPEPPANQQYRDGDIDEVDLSGRQQHEIMESNSPPGSSRINQVSHTSVPGRFFDSPQDAHSRRVAGPSNDEVLRLMNEATPAPGPSSRAAFIDRQSNAERVSPISHDTDVWSSERRRAQAESSATRKRPRQESPDDDEDSDDDFDQDDRQINTAERRAQKPPQQSRPVEKRPRLSTESDAAGTQLQQSLNVSTHVSQPTTSQPVGSRSAASRPAGPSRIAALQMSQPEASNPPAAPTGPWATSVFVPRSDVDGRQGPKKTYSQEEDERLIFLIGKYGKHWSVIEKEDSFCPVDEGGPKLKGRNQVSLKDRARNLRAMFDREGRPLPKNFDQITPSYPGKRR encoded by the exons TGAGTCGCCGGGTATGCATGAGGGACACACCAATATTTCCGGAACCACGATCCTGCCTTTAGATTCTCAAGACAATGAACCCGAGCCCATCTTGATGGTGGACGAGcttccagatctccaacGCGCCGCGACCAATGTCATGGATCTTCTGGTTCCCCGCACTGCGAAACCAATAAGCATTTTCAACGCGGCGGCAGAGTCCCTCAAAGATGACGGGGCCACTACCCAGAGTAAACGGGTCAGCCGAGCAGTCGATAAGCTGGAGAGCCAAGACAAGGTCTTTCCGCGGCAGACGTATATCGATGTCGATCGGATCAGCCGCCTGCTACCGTCTGTCTCCATTCCAGGGGCTGCGCAGCCTTGGACTCCGTTGCCAATGCTCTACAAGGCCAACTGTGCATGGCTCGCGCGCGATGTGCTCTACGCGATTGTCGGGAAACAGTCGCAGATGCGGGTAGTGCGAAACTTGGAGAATCAGTTTCCTGCTCCATTCATGAGCAAGGTCGTCGTGGCGGGCTCCCAGTCGAGGCCACTTGGAGCAAGTGCGACCGACAAAGATACTTTTGATCTCGCTCTTCAGATTCGGACGCTGCTGTTTGtcatggagctggagaaacGCCAACATGAGAAGAATTTCGATCCCCTCTCCATTCTTAGGGGGATGTTCTACGATGAGCTTGCGTTCGAGGGCGAAGACTCGCAATTGGACCCTTCATCATTCCGTGGTTTCAATCTTCCTGGTATTTACCAAGACCAGAATGGATGTCTCCCAGAGCGGTTTCAGGAAGCAGTCGAAGAGAGAGTCAGCGAACTGGAGGATAGTCtctatgatgatgagggcCTCCCGAACATTCGGGAGCTGAAGGCAGCCTATCCATGGAAACGCTTTGTTCTGCAAGTCATCCGCTGGATCATCAAACGGGATGGAGAAATCCGAGAGGACCTGCAAGCACTCCCAGCTGTCGACGATGTGCGTGAGACTCTTGAAAAGGGGTTTGAAGACCAGATCCGTCCGCGCGCTTTTGCAACGCCTAGCCGGCTTTCAGAGTCGGTCGCCCCTGAGCGCCGCCCTCGCATTTCCCTTGGCCAACAGAGCCAAGCTACTTCAAGTGACCAACGAGTGATCACAGGATCACCGGTAGTGTCTAGGGACTTTGGAGTAGCTGCCTCTCCAGTGTTTCGGGAATCCGTTGGACAAGAGAGCCCCAAAGGACCGACTGGCGATTTGGTGGACCGAAAGCGACGGAAATCCTCGAAGACATTGGGTCGAAAATTTCTCAATCCAGATTCTATGGGTCTTATCAAACAGCTCGAACAGGCTCGACAACGGAAAGAACTGAGCACTCTCGAATCCCAACCCGCAGCCCCGTCCTCAACAGCCAACTCAAGATCGACGAACTTGTTCAGCTATTTTGAGCAGACAGTGTCTTCCGGCCGAGCGGAGATCCCTCAATCTCCCGAGCCACCGGCCAATCAACAGTACCGAGACGGCGATATTGACGAAGTAGACCTCAGCGGTCGCCAGCAGCACGAGATTATGGAGTCGAACAGCCCTCCAGGCTCCTCCCGAATCAACCAAGTCAGCCACACATCTGTTCCTGGTCGGTTCTTCGACTCGCCACAGGATGCTCACTCTCGGCGGGTGGCAGGACCGTCAAATGACGAGGTGCTTCGGCTCATGAACGAAGCAACCCCCGCACCTGGACCCTCTTCGCGTGCGGCCTTTATCGATCGTCAATCCAACGCTGAGAGGGTGTCTCCGATTAGCCACGATACCGACGTTTGGAGCTCAGAGCGACGACGCGCGCAGGCCGAGTCGTCAGCAACGCGAAAGCGGCCTCGACAAGAAtcccccgacgacgacgaggattCTGACGACGACTTTGATCAGGACGATCGCCAGATCAACACCGCCGAGCGGCGCGCACAGAAGCCCCCACAGCAATCTCGCCCGGTTGAGAAGCGCCCGCGACTCAGCACTGAGTCCGACGCAGCAGGCACCCAGTTGCAGCAGTCGTTGAATGTTTCCACCCACGTCTCTCAACCTACGACATCTCAACCTGTCGGCTCTCGATCTGCTGCCTCCAGACCTGCGGGTCCGAGCCGAATAGCCGCTTTACAAATGTCTCAGCCTGAAGCCTCAAACCCACCCGCGGCTCCAACGGGCCCATGGGCAACCAGCGTGTTTGTTCCTCGCTCGGACGTAGACGGTCGGCAAGGCCCCAAAAAGACGTACTCTcaagaggaagatgagcGCCTCATTTTTCTCATCGGGAAGTATGGCAAACACTGGTCCGTGATCGAAAAAGAGGACAGCTTCTGTCCTGTCGACGAAGGCGGGCCCAAGTTGAAAGGCCGCAACCAGGTTAGTCTGAAAGATCGGGCGCGTAACTTGAGGGCCATGTTTGATAG GGAAGGGCGACCACTTCCTAAGAATTTCGATCAAATCACCCCTTCGTATCCAGGCAAACGCAGGTAG